One window of Sinorhizobium fredii NGR234 genomic DNA carries:
- a CDS encoding NADH-quinone oxidoreductase subunit N, with protein MTGAVLFQWVLASLPEIIVITGACILLILGQLMRDGQDHWLVSASVAIVLIAALATLMLAGEVRPAYSGMFVADRFAVFFKFVFYLATVLTFLLSRKYADIEGIGSSEYYVMLLFALSGMMIMASSTDLLSIYVGLELMVLCTYVLTGFLRHERRSNEAALKYVILGAVSTGIFLYGVSLVYGLTGTTQLDAMAAAVSGDPFDPGLLLAVVFIVAGLVFKIGAVPFHMWVPDVYEGAPTTVTAFMSVGPKAAGFAVILRVFLNPLVAASDVWIIVAVIAVVTAALGSFVALVQDNFKRLLAYSSIAHAGFATFGVVAGGADGVASVMLYLLIYAFMNLGIFGAVIMMRNGDFSGEVIEDYAGFAKSHPGLALLMLIYLFSLAGIPPTAGFFAKFYVLVALVERGFVFLAVVAVLLSAVAAYFYIRIVMVIYMREPERAFEPALTPLVRTTLFCTAAGTIGIGLFPAWFLRLAQQSVFGG; from the coding sequence ATGACTGGCGCCGTGCTCTTCCAGTGGGTGCTGGCAAGCCTGCCCGAGATCATCGTGATCACCGGCGCCTGTATCCTGCTGATCCTCGGACAATTGATGCGGGACGGGCAGGACCATTGGCTCGTCTCGGCTTCCGTCGCAATCGTGCTGATTGCCGCGCTCGCCACACTTATGCTGGCCGGCGAGGTGCGGCCGGCCTATTCCGGCATGTTCGTCGCGGACCGCTTCGCGGTCTTCTTCAAGTTCGTCTTCTACCTGGCCACGGTGCTGACGTTCCTCCTTTCGCGGAAATATGCCGATATCGAAGGGATAGGCAGCAGCGAATACTACGTGATGCTGCTCTTCGCGCTCTCGGGCATGATGATCATGGCCTCGTCGACCGATCTCCTGTCGATCTACGTAGGCCTCGAACTGATGGTGCTCTGCACCTATGTGCTGACCGGCTTCCTTAGGCACGAGCGGCGGTCGAACGAGGCGGCGCTGAAATACGTGATCCTTGGTGCGGTCTCGACGGGGATCTTCCTCTACGGCGTTTCGCTCGTCTACGGGCTCACCGGTACGACGCAACTGGACGCGATGGCGGCCGCGGTGAGCGGCGATCCGTTCGATCCGGGATTGCTGCTGGCGGTGGTCTTCATCGTCGCAGGGCTGGTCTTCAAGATCGGCGCGGTACCGTTCCACATGTGGGTGCCGGATGTCTATGAAGGTGCGCCGACGACGGTGACCGCCTTCATGTCGGTGGGCCCGAAGGCGGCAGGATTCGCGGTCATCCTCCGGGTGTTCCTCAATCCGCTGGTTGCGGCTTCGGACGTTTGGATCATCGTCGCGGTCATTGCGGTGGTGACGGCGGCACTCGGCAGTTTCGTGGCCCTGGTGCAGGATAATTTCAAGCGGCTGCTCGCCTATTCGAGCATCGCCCATGCGGGCTTTGCCACATTCGGCGTGGTGGCCGGCGGGGCGGACGGGGTCGCGAGTGTGATGCTCTATCTGCTGATCTACGCCTTCATGAATCTCGGTATTTTCGGCGCCGTCATCATGATGCGGAACGGCGATTTCTCCGGCGAGGTCATCGAAGACTATGCAGGCTTCGCCAAGTCGCATCCGGGGTTGGCACTTCTCATGCTCATCTATCTGTTTTCGCTCGCCGGCATCCCGCCGACGGCCGGGTTCTTCGCCAAGTTTTACGTGCTGGTTGCGCTCGTCGAACGCGGTTTCGTCTTCCTGGCGGTGGTCGCGGTGCTGTTGAGCGCCGTTGCCGCCTACTTCTACATCCGCATCGTCATGGTAATCTACATGCGCGAGCCGGAGAGAGCGTTCGAGCCGGCGCTGACGCCCTTGGTCCGCACCACGCTCTTCTGCACCGCCGCCGGGACCATCGGCATCGGCCTGTTTCCGGCGTGGTTTCTGAGGCTTGCTCAGCAGTCAGTGTTTGGCGGTTGA
- the nuoD gene encoding NADH dehydrogenase (quinone) subunit D, which translates to MTEVTELMRPQGEALDTKEVLLNLGPQHPSTHGVLRLVLELDGEFVARVDPHIGYLHRGTEKLAESFTYTQIFPLTDRLDYVCPPSNNLAFALAVEKLLGIEAPIRAQYIRVMMAELARISGHLLITGALPMDLGAMTALLYAMREREMIMDLLEMATGARMHTSFCRVGGVREDLPEGFLPKIREFCDIFPNRIRDYERLIENNRVFLKRTQGIGVISPEDGIDLGLSGPNLRASGVDWDIRRDEPYEIYDRLDFNVITREEGDCYARWQCRVEEMRESVRLIEQCLEQMPEGPFQVDMPTIAFPMDKDRVHCSMEALIQHFDLSAYGFKVPKGEVYSAIEAPKGELGFYIISNGSEKPFRMKVRAPSFVNLQALFGVTNARYLADMIAVLGSLDPVMAEVDK; encoded by the coding sequence ATGACCGAAGTCACTGAGCTCATGAGGCCGCAGGGCGAAGCGCTCGACACCAAGGAGGTGCTTCTCAACCTCGGCCCGCAGCACCCGAGCACCCACGGGGTGCTGCGGCTCGTCCTCGAGCTCGACGGCGAGTTTGTCGCCCGCGTCGACCCGCATATCGGTTACCTGCATCGCGGCACCGAGAAACTCGCCGAGAGCTTCACCTACACGCAGATCTTTCCGCTCACCGACCGGCTCGACTATGTCTGTCCGCCTTCGAACAACCTGGCCTTTGCGCTGGCGGTGGAAAAGCTCCTGGGTATCGAAGCACCGATCCGTGCGCAGTATATCCGCGTCATGATGGCCGAGCTGGCGCGGATCTCCGGTCATCTTCTGATCACCGGCGCCCTGCCGATGGATCTCGGCGCGATGACCGCGCTGCTCTACGCCATGCGGGAGCGCGAAATGATCATGGACCTTCTGGAAATGGCCACCGGCGCGCGGATGCACACGTCCTTCTGCCGGGTCGGCGGGGTGCGCGAGGACCTGCCCGAAGGCTTCCTCCCCAAGATCCGGGAGTTCTGCGACATCTTCCCGAACCGGATCCGCGACTATGAGAGGCTGATCGAGAACAACCGGGTGTTTCTGAAGCGAACCCAAGGGATCGGTGTGATATCCCCAGAAGACGGCATCGACCTCGGCCTCAGCGGTCCGAACCTGCGCGCTTCCGGCGTCGACTGGGACATTCGCCGCGACGAACCCTACGAGATCTACGATCGGCTCGACTTCAACGTCATTACCCGCGAGGAGGGCGATTGCTACGCGCGCTGGCAGTGCCGGGTCGAGGAGATGCGCGAGAGCGTCCGGCTCATCGAGCAGTGTCTCGAGCAGATGCCCGAGGGGCCGTTTCAGGTCGACATGCCGACGATCGCCTTTCCCATGGACAAGGATCGGGTGCACTGCTCGATGGAGGCGCTGATCCAGCATTTCGACCTGTCTGCCTATGGTTTCAAGGTGCCGAAGGGCGAGGTCTATTCGGCCATCGAGGCGCCGAAGGGCGAGCTCGGCTTCTACATCATCAGCAACGGATCGGAAAAGCCGTTCCGCATGAAGGTGCGGGCACCGTCCTTCGTCAATCTTCAGGCGCTCTTCGGGGTGACCAATGCCCGTTACCTGGCGGACATGATCGCCGTCCTCGGCAGCCTCGATCCGGTGATGGCGGAGGTGGACAAGTAG
- a CDS encoding monovalent cation/H+ antiporter subunit D family protein gives MDPVISIRPLLAVAVAGLAALAVLLLHKREKLRDLVSPLAAVVMFAIVASMAPTVLSGGTVELRLFEVLPGIDLAFRVDALGMVFATVSSLLWIVAAIYSIGYMRHLKEHAQTRFFACFAVSLAAAVGGAFSANLFTLVIFYEVLSLVTYPLVYHHEDEEGWRGSRKYLVYLMGASKSVLLAALALTYHIAGSLDFAPGGLLAKANASAALLTVVYFCYLFGFAKAAVMPMHAWLPAAMVAPTPVSALLHAVAVVKMGVFCVLRVVFHVFGTGLMGGLGLGIATAYLVSFTILTASIYALTRDDLKARLAYSTVSQLSYVVLGAVLLSPVAMVGGIVHIAAHAFSKITLFFCAGSIYCASGKRNISDMAGIGRRLPWTMGAFFVASLSMIGVPPTAGFVSKWYLTLGSVQAGEMAFLIVLLASSILNAAYFLPVSYVAFFGAGTTESPATIREIPLVTVPLVATAILSVLMGIFPGYFLALAEGVVR, from the coding sequence TTGGACCCGGTGATCTCCATCCGGCCCCTACTTGCCGTCGCCGTCGCGGGCCTGGCGGCCCTCGCAGTTCTCCTCCTCCACAAGCGCGAAAAGCTCCGCGACCTCGTCTCGCCGCTTGCCGCAGTCGTCATGTTCGCGATCGTCGCCTCGATGGCGCCGACGGTGCTTTCGGGTGGCACAGTCGAATTGCGGCTGTTCGAGGTCCTGCCGGGGATCGACCTCGCTTTCAGGGTCGATGCGCTCGGCATGGTGTTTGCCACCGTCTCGTCGCTGCTGTGGATCGTGGCGGCAATCTATTCGATCGGCTACATGCGGCACTTGAAGGAGCACGCCCAGACCCGCTTCTTCGCCTGCTTCGCCGTGAGCCTTGCGGCGGCCGTCGGCGGTGCCTTTTCCGCCAACCTGTTCACTCTGGTGATCTTCTACGAGGTGCTGAGCCTCGTCACCTATCCGCTGGTCTACCACCATGAGGACGAGGAGGGGTGGAGGGGCAGCCGCAAATACCTCGTCTATCTGATGGGCGCGTCGAAGAGCGTGCTGCTGGCGGCGCTGGCGCTGACCTATCACATCGCCGGCTCACTTGACTTTGCGCCGGGAGGGTTGCTGGCGAAGGCCAATGCCTCGGCGGCGCTGCTGACGGTCGTCTATTTCTGTTATCTCTTCGGCTTCGCCAAGGCGGCGGTGATGCCGATGCACGCCTGGCTGCCCGCCGCGATGGTGGCGCCGACGCCGGTCAGCGCGCTCCTGCATGCGGTGGCCGTCGTCAAGATGGGCGTATTCTGCGTGTTGAGGGTGGTGTTCCACGTCTTCGGCACGGGGCTGATGGGCGGGCTGGGGCTCGGCATCGCCACGGCCTATCTGGTCTCGTTCACCATCCTGACGGCGTCGATCTATGCGTTGACGCGGGACGACCTGAAGGCGCGGCTCGCCTATTCGACGGTCAGCCAGCTCTCCTATGTGGTGCTGGGCGCGGTTCTGCTCTCGCCCGTCGCGATGGTCGGCGGGATCGTCCACATCGCGGCGCACGCCTTCTCCAAGATCACGCTGTTCTTCTGCGCCGGGTCGATCTATTGCGCGTCGGGAAAACGCAATATCAGCGACATGGCCGGCATCGGCCGCCGGCTCCCCTGGACGATGGGGGCATTCTTCGTCGCCTCGCTCAGCATGATCGGCGTGCCGCCGACAGCGGGCTTCGTCAGCAAATGGTATCTGACGCTCGGCTCGGTCCAGGCGGGGGAGATGGCGTTTCTGATCGTGCTTTTGGCAAGCTCGATCCTGAACGCCGCCTATTTCCTGCCGGTCAGCTATGTCGCCTTTTTCGGGGCGGGGACGACGGAGAGCCCCGCGACGATCCGGGAAATTCCGCTGGTGACGGTGCCGCTGGTCGCGACCGCCATCCTGTCGGTGTTGATGGGCATCTTTCCCGGCTATTTCCTCGCTCTGGCGGAAGGAGTGGTCCGATGA
- the nuoK gene encoding NADH-quinone oxidoreductase subunit NuoK, whose translation MVPLWWHISLGVALFVIGAAGVLLRRNILVVLMSLELLLNSVNINFIAFGRYYADFRGQIFAIFVIAITAAEVAVALGILVALVRNKSTLKVDDVTVMKG comes from the coding sequence ATGGTGCCGCTCTGGTGGCATATCTCGCTGGGCGTGGCCCTGTTCGTGATCGGCGCGGCGGGCGTGCTGCTGAGGCGCAATATTCTCGTCGTGCTGATGTCGCTGGAGCTGCTGCTCAACTCGGTCAATATCAATTTCATCGCCTTCGGGCGGTACTACGCCGATTTCCGGGGGCAGATCTTCGCGATCTTCGTCATCGCCATCACGGCTGCGGAGGTTGCCGTCGCGCTTGGCATCCTGGTTGCCCTCGTGCGGAACAAGTCCACCCTCAAGGTCGACGACGTCACCGTGATGAAAGGATAG
- a CDS encoding Na(+)/H(+) antiporter subunit D, producing MIEFVHPALLFILGALPIPFLQGAIRKAYLLSIPVLAILAVLAMQPGSYGAAQFIGQDILIAKVDKLSIVFATVFTLMALIGMVYALHLTEAGQHVAAFVYVGSALGVVFAGDYLTLYLFWEGMAFASAYLVFAQGGEKAIRAAFRYLMVHVTGGVVLLGGIVLHGLASGSFLFGPIGVGMGPGTYLILAGFLLNAAVPPLNAWLTDAYPEATVTGAVFMSAFTTKTAVYVLARAYPGTELLVWLGTAMALYGVVYAVLENDCRRLLAYHIVSQVGYMVAGVGIGTELAVNGATSHAFAHILYKALLFMGAGAVIYVTGRRKLTELGGLYRTMPITVALYMIGAFAISAFPFFSGFVTKSMVVAAAGEDHRALVMLALTMASSGTFLHTGLKLPYYMFFGTDRGLEAREPPGNMLVAMAMAATLCVAIGLFPRPLYALLPYPVDFEPYTGVHLTESLGVLMFTALGFVMFLKALDPENTISIDTDWFYRKGARAFMWFAERPLARYEKAVSDMSETAALPLLHGSARAGLRVDLNGVDAVVNGVAHAILDGGGVLRRLQTGVVTHYALAMIAGLIAAIAVFAVVWR from the coding sequence ATGATTGAGTTTGTCCATCCGGCCCTGCTGTTCATTCTCGGCGCCCTGCCGATCCCCTTCCTGCAGGGAGCGATCCGCAAGGCCTATCTGCTCTCGATCCCGGTTCTGGCGATCCTCGCGGTGCTTGCGATGCAGCCGGGAAGCTATGGTGCGGCACAGTTCATCGGCCAGGATATTCTCATCGCCAAGGTCGACAAGCTGAGCATCGTCTTTGCCACGGTTTTCACGCTCATGGCGCTGATTGGCATGGTCTATGCGCTGCACCTGACCGAGGCCGGCCAGCACGTGGCGGCGTTCGTCTATGTCGGCAGCGCGCTTGGCGTAGTGTTCGCCGGCGACTACCTGACGCTTTACCTGTTCTGGGAGGGCATGGCGTTTGCCTCCGCCTATCTGGTGTTCGCGCAAGGGGGCGAGAAGGCGATCCGCGCCGCGTTCCGTTACCTCATGGTGCATGTCACCGGCGGTGTCGTGCTCCTCGGCGGCATCGTCCTGCACGGGCTTGCCAGCGGTTCGTTCCTGTTTGGACCGATCGGCGTGGGAATGGGGCCCGGCACCTACCTGATCCTTGCCGGCTTCCTGCTCAACGCCGCGGTGCCGCCGCTCAATGCGTGGCTGACCGATGCCTATCCGGAAGCGACCGTCACCGGGGCGGTGTTCATGAGCGCCTTCACCACCAAGACGGCCGTTTACGTGCTGGCGCGGGCTTATCCGGGAACCGAGCTCCTGGTCTGGCTCGGCACGGCGATGGCGCTCTACGGCGTCGTCTACGCGGTGCTGGAGAACGACTGTCGGCGGCTGCTCGCCTATCACATCGTCAGTCAGGTCGGCTACATGGTGGCGGGCGTCGGCATCGGCACCGAGCTGGCCGTGAACGGAGCCACCAGCCATGCCTTCGCCCATATCCTCTACAAGGCGCTACTGTTCATGGGGGCGGGCGCGGTGATCTACGTCACCGGGCGGCGGAAGCTCACCGAACTCGGCGGGCTCTACCGGACCATGCCGATAACCGTGGCGCTCTATATGATCGGCGCCTTCGCGATCTCGGCATTTCCGTTCTTCTCGGGCTTCGTCACCAAGTCGATGGTGGTGGCCGCCGCCGGCGAGGATCACCGCGCCCTGGTGATGCTGGCGCTGACGATGGCGTCGTCGGGGACGTTCCTGCACACCGGGCTCAAGCTGCCGTACTATATGTTCTTCGGCACGGACCGGGGGCTCGAGGCGCGGGAGCCGCCCGGCAACATGCTGGTCGCGATGGCCATGGCGGCGACGCTTTGCGTTGCGATCGGGCTCTTCCCAAGGCCGCTTTACGCACTGCTTCCCTATCCGGTCGACTTCGAACCCTATACGGGCGTCCACCTCACCGAGAGCCTCGGCGTGCTGATGTTTACCGCGCTCGGCTTCGTCATGTTCCTCAAGGCGCTCGATCCGGAGAACACGATCAGCATCGACACCGACTGGTTCTACCGCAAGGGGGCGCGCGCCTTCATGTGGTTCGCCGAGCGACCCCTGGCGCGCTACGAGAAGGCGGTCAGCGACATGTCCGAGACAGCGGCGCTGCCCTTGCTGCACGGTTCCGCGCGAGCGGGGCTTCGGGTCGATCTCAACGGCGTGGATGCGGTCGTCAATGGCGTGGCGCATGCGATCCTTGACGGCGGTGGGGTGTTGCGGCGGCTGCAGACGGGCGTCGTGACCCATTATGCGTTGGCGATGATTGCCGGACTGATCGCGGCGATCGCCGTCTTCGCCGTCGTGTGGCGATAG
- the nuoE gene encoding NADH-quinone oxidoreductase subunit NuoE: MSMREKIEEAAARYPDQRSAIMPALLIAQQEHGHLPGPVLEEVADILGVERIWVYELATFYTLFHTEPVGMFHLQLCDNVSCMLCGSEALLKHLETVLEIRKGDTTPNRLFTLSTVECLGACEMAPVMQVGDDYHGNLDTGRLDALLDRLRAEAGQVIGADLADAASPGE; this comes from the coding sequence ATGAGCATGCGCGAAAAGATCGAAGAAGCAGCGGCGCGGTATCCCGACCAGCGCTCGGCGATCATGCCCGCCCTGCTCATCGCGCAGCAGGAACATGGTCATCTGCCCGGTCCGGTCCTGGAAGAGGTCGCCGACATTCTCGGCGTCGAGCGGATCTGGGTCTACGAGCTCGCGACCTTCTATACGCTCTTCCACACCGAGCCGGTCGGCATGTTCCACCTGCAGCTCTGCGACAACGTCTCCTGCATGCTGTGCGGATCCGAGGCGCTGCTGAAGCATCTGGAAACGGTGCTGGAAATCAGGAAGGGCGATACCACCCCGAACCGGCTGTTCACCCTTTCGACCGTCGAATGCCTTGGCGCCTGCGAGATGGCTCCGGTGATGCAGGTCGGCGACGACTATCACGGCAACCTCGACACAGGGCGGCTCGATGCGCTTCTGGACAGGCTGCGGGCGGAGGCAGGTCAGGTGATCGGTGCCGATCTCGCTGATGCAGCATCGCCGGGAGAGTAG
- a CDS encoding NADH-quinone oxidoreductase subunit M, with the protein MTFPLLSLIVFLPVAGAAVLMCLRNDDAVRWTALGFTMADFAFAVAMLAGFDTTTHEMQFTERYPWVPAIGITYALGVDGISALFVFLTALLGWICVLASWVAIDRKVKEFMVALLSMQALMLGVFSALDLFLFYVCWEAMLIPMYLIIGVWGGAGRVYAAFKFFLYTLAGSLLFLIGVIVLYFHGGQTFDILALTAQDLPFDVQSWLFFAFLIAFAVKVPMVPVHTWLPDAHVQAPTAGSIILAGVLLKMGAYGFLRFSLPMLPEASVYYSTLMLALSALAIVYGGLLALAQDDLKKLVAYSSISHMGFVTMGIFSLNLRGLEGGILQMFNHGVTTGALFLFVGVIYERTHTRSIADYGGLMKVAPVYTGFLALFTLSSMALPGTNSFVGELLVLSGGFAANMAVGTAAVLGALLSAAYLLGMYRKVALGPASVGARYEIRDVNVREMAAILPLAVFVLWVGFYPKPFLNVIDASVKNLLTEVHDKGSGQ; encoded by the coding sequence ATGACGTTCCCGCTGCTCAGCCTCATCGTCTTCCTGCCCGTTGCCGGGGCAGCGGTGTTGATGTGTCTGCGCAATGACGATGCGGTGCGTTGGACGGCGCTCGGTTTTACGATGGCCGACTTCGCGTTCGCGGTTGCGATGCTGGCTGGCTTCGACACGACGACCCATGAGATGCAGTTCACCGAGAGGTACCCCTGGGTGCCGGCGATCGGTATCACCTATGCGCTCGGCGTCGACGGCATCAGCGCGCTTTTCGTGTTCCTCACCGCGCTGCTCGGCTGGATTTGCGTGCTCGCCTCGTGGGTCGCCATCGATCGCAAGGTGAAGGAGTTCATGGTCGCGCTGCTTTCCATGCAGGCGCTGATGCTTGGGGTGTTCTCAGCGCTCGACCTGTTCCTGTTCTATGTCTGCTGGGAAGCGATGCTGATCCCGATGTATCTGATCATCGGCGTCTGGGGCGGCGCGGGCCGCGTCTATGCGGCTTTCAAGTTCTTCCTCTACACGCTCGCGGGGAGCCTCCTGTTCCTCATCGGCGTCATCGTGCTCTACTTCCACGGCGGCCAGACTTTCGACATCCTCGCCTTGACTGCGCAGGATTTGCCATTCGATGTCCAGTCCTGGCTGTTCTTCGCCTTCCTCATCGCCTTCGCGGTCAAGGTGCCGATGGTTCCCGTCCATACCTGGCTGCCGGACGCCCACGTCCAGGCGCCGACGGCGGGCAGCATCATCCTCGCCGGCGTACTCCTGAAGATGGGCGCCTATGGGTTCCTGCGGTTTTCGCTGCCGATGCTGCCGGAGGCGTCGGTCTATTATTCGACGTTGATGCTGGCGCTTTCGGCGCTCGCCATTGTCTATGGCGGGTTGCTTGCGCTGGCGCAGGACGATCTGAAGAAGCTGGTGGCCTATTCCAGCATCAGCCATATGGGCTTCGTGACGATGGGGATCTTCTCGCTTAATCTGCGCGGCCTCGAAGGCGGCATCCTGCAGATGTTCAATCATGGCGTGACGACGGGCGCGCTGTTCCTGTTCGTCGGGGTGATCTACGAGCGGACCCATACGCGCAGCATCGCCGACTATGGCGGGCTGATGAAGGTGGCGCCGGTCTATACCGGGTTTCTCGCGCTGTTCACGCTGTCATCGATGGCGCTGCCGGGCACAAATTCGTTCGTCGGCGAACTGCTGGTGCTGTCGGGCGGGTTTGCCGCCAACATGGCCGTCGGTACGGCCGCCGTTCTGGGGGCATTGCTGAGTGCAGCCTATCTCCTTGGCATGTATCGCAAGGTTGCACTCGGTCCGGCGAGCGTCGGCGCGCGGTACGAGATCCGCGATGTGAACGTCCGCGAGATGGCGGCGATCCTGCCGCTGGCGGTTTTCGTGCTCTGGGTGGGATTCTATCCGAAGCCCTTCCTCAACGTCATCGACGCCTCGGTGAAGAATTTGCTGACTGAGGTGCACGACAAGGGGAGCGGACAATGA
- a CDS encoding NuoB/complex I 20 kDa subunit family protein: MGGVGNAIRDSVLFTTADSVISWSRRSALWPETFGIACCAIEMISAGCARYDLDRFGVVFRPSPRQSDVMIIAGTVTRKFAPVVRRLYDQMPEPRWVIAMGTCAISGGVYNTYAVVQGAQTFVPVDVHVPGCPPRPEALMHGFLLLQEKIKKDRALAGTPLDRIAAS, encoded by the coding sequence ATGGGAGGCGTAGGCAATGCGATCCGCGACAGTGTGCTGTTCACCACGGCCGACAGCGTCATCAGTTGGAGCCGCCGCTCGGCGCTGTGGCCCGAGACCTTCGGGATCGCCTGCTGCGCCATCGAGATGATCTCGGCGGGTTGCGCCCGCTATGATCTCGACCGGTTCGGCGTGGTGTTCCGGCCGTCGCCCCGCCAGTCCGACGTGATGATCATCGCCGGTACCGTGACGCGGAAGTTCGCGCCGGTGGTGCGCCGGCTCTATGACCAGATGCCGGAGCCGCGCTGGGTGATCGCCATGGGCACCTGCGCCATCTCGGGCGGGGTCTACAACACCTATGCCGTGGTGCAGGGGGCGCAAACCTTCGTACCGGTGGACGTGCATGTGCCCGGCTGTCCGCCGCGGCCCGAAGCCCTGATGCACGGTTTCCTCCTGCTCCAGGAGAAAATCAAGAAAGACAGGGCGCTCGCCGGGACGCCGCTGGACCGGATCGCCGCATCATGA
- a CDS encoding NADH-quinone oxidoreductase subunit J family protein gives MDQGFFLLFAAVAVITALIVVLARNPVHSALALMACFLQISAVFVLLEAPLLAVVQIFVYVGAIMVLFLFVIMMIDVREAVLQRFLPGGNLPALVLLVLLGAEMLVLVLSSERFSATEPAAKGGGDQIREFSTTLFADYLLPFEVASVILLAALVGAIVLARKETG, from the coding sequence ATGGATCAGGGGTTCTTTCTTCTGTTCGCCGCGGTAGCTGTGATCACCGCCCTGATCGTGGTGCTGGCCCGCAATCCGGTCCACAGCGCCTTGGCACTGATGGCCTGCTTCCTGCAGATTTCGGCCGTCTTCGTCCTGCTCGAGGCGCCTTTGCTCGCCGTCGTCCAGATCTTCGTCTATGTCGGCGCGATCATGGTCCTGTTCCTCTTCGTCATCATGATGATCGACGTGCGCGAAGCGGTGCTGCAGCGATTCCTGCCGGGCGGCAACCTGCCGGCCCTGGTGCTGCTCGTCCTGCTCGGGGCGGAGATGCTCGTGCTGGTGCTGTCGAGCGAGCGCTTTTCGGCGACGGAGCCTGCCGCCAAGGGGGGCGGCGACCAGATCAGAGAGTTCAGCACGACGCTTTTCGCCGATTATCTCCTGCCGTTTGAGGTCGCCTCCGTCATCCTGCTCGCAGCGCTCGTCGGCGCCATCGTTCTGGCGCGAAAGGAGACGGGCTGA
- a CDS encoding NADH-quinone oxidoreductase subunit C: protein MSVEASVISTLISERFGEAVEELGVSHGLHGFAVPPDKIVELCRFLKEHPALRFDFLSDICGVDHFPEAPRYEAVYHLYSLPNKWRIRIKCRLGDPPLVPSVTGVWRTANWHEREAWDMYGISFEGHPDLRRIYMWEGFEGFPQRKDFPLRGYKDDLNPFGAEGPPPTQPDLATNDIPTGGRSTPGT, encoded by the coding sequence ATGAGCGTCGAGGCGTCCGTCATCAGCACCCTCATCTCGGAACGTTTTGGAGAGGCAGTCGAGGAGCTTGGCGTCTCGCATGGACTTCATGGGTTCGCCGTGCCGCCTGACAAGATCGTCGAGCTTTGCCGGTTCCTGAAGGAGCATCCGGCGCTGCGGTTCGATTTCCTTTCCGACATCTGCGGTGTCGATCATTTCCCGGAAGCGCCGCGCTACGAGGCGGTGTACCACCTCTATTCGCTGCCGAACAAATGGCGCATCCGGATCAAGTGCCGCCTCGGCGATCCGCCGCTGGTGCCCTCGGTGACAGGCGTTTGGCGCACGGCCAACTGGCATGAGCGCGAGGCCTGGGACATGTACGGGATCAGCTTCGAGGGACACCCCGATCTGCGGCGGATCTATATGTGGGAAGGCTTCGAGGGCTTCCCGCAGCGCAAGGACTTTCCGCTGCGCGGTTACAAGGACGACCTCAATCCGTTCGGCGCCGAAGGGCCGCCGCCGACGCAGCCGGACCTTGCCACCAACGACATTCCAACGGGAGGCCGCTCGACGCCGGGAACGTGA
- a CDS encoding NADH-quinone oxidoreductase subunit A yields the protein MTAIEFLPVLVMIAGIVLVVGATLFVSSLLRPSNPYPEKNMPYECGMDPAGEAAGGRFRVQFYILAILLVVFDVETMFLFPWAVVLKEIGLIGFVEMFVFIVLLLVGFAYAWLKGALEWEA from the coding sequence ATGACTGCGATCGAGTTCCTGCCGGTTCTAGTGATGATCGCCGGAATTGTTCTGGTGGTCGGGGCGACGCTGTTTGTCTCATCGCTGCTGCGCCCCTCCAATCCCTATCCCGAGAAGAACATGCCCTATGAGTGCGGCATGGACCCGGCCGGCGAAGCCGCCGGGGGCCGCTTCCGGGTGCAGTTCTATATCCTCGCGATCCTGCTGGTCGTCTTCGATGTCGAGACGATGTTCCTGTTTCCCTGGGCCGTCGTCCTGAAGGAAATCGGGCTCATCGGCTTTGTCGAGATGTTCGTCTTCATCGTATTGCTGCTCGTGGGCTTCGCCTACGCCTGGTTGAAGGGAGCGCTGGAATGGGAGGCGTAG